The Silene latifolia isolate original U9 population chromosome Y, ASM4854445v1, whole genome shotgun sequence sequence CAGTACTTTAAACTTTTGCATATAGTGAACTGTGTGAAAATGTGAGAAGCGCCAACATATGCATCCCGAGGCACAAACTGTTAGATTTTGAGTATATACGAAAAAGGAATTGACAATAAAACCGCACTGAATCGACTCCGCTTTtctaatagaataattcgacccttaaCAGTGCCTGGGTATAATCGAACTTTCTACTGAGATAAGACGGTGCCCTCtgatttttggcacaaaaatcagaGACGTAATATAGAAAATATTTTGTTGTAGAATGTTAAACGTTCTTTTGATGCAGTAGAAGATTATTATTTTTCTGTAACTTTTCTTCTCATCCTTTATCTATTTATATAGAAAGGATAGGGTGTCAGGGAAACAGGGGGATGCATTTGTGAAGGGTTGTAACTCTTCACAAATTTAGATTAAAAGTATTTAAATTACGCGGAATTTAATTACTGCCAAAGTTATTCGAACGAAAGCTATTCCGCAATCCCGTAAATAATTATACGAGCGTACACTTCATACTTCCCGAACTCGTattatattatttagaaattaaCCATCAGTGAACCGATCTTAATTACGccaaatgaaccggtaattactcttaaatcaccaacattcctcccccatttaagcgTAATTCAAGATTTTAAATTTGCTAACAAACATACCAATTTATGCATAAATGAAAATGTCACGAAGATTAAATTTTCACTTAGTGaaattacacattccaaatattcgagtatcggggtgtgactaagcattgaacccttgctacccattttgaatacatgaagataactcACACATAAACTATTTATTTCTAAAATTACATAAACCGACACTTAATTACAAGCCTAATGTCCCTTATCTATTCATGAATATTTGAGGAGCCAAACTCAATCTCCTTTGAAGCGGCTGAACTTCATGTTCATATAAGTTGATTCTTTTCATCGTGTCCCtgcaaacacactttttcaaaagatCAATTAAGAAGATAAACTTCAACCTTACAACATGCAAGTCTAAGCACACACCTCGGGACATAATTATTGTGTCCTTCAATCCTTTAACAATAGGCCTTCCACATTGAATTCAGCCTCTAACATTGTATTAGaggggaattgggtatcctatcgCCAAGGATCTTATACGAGTTTTAGACCCATCCCGTCAACCGACTTAATAACCAAGTTCTTAGCTAATGCTTTGGTCAAATGATCAGCTAAATTTTGTTGAGATCTCACGAATATAAATGAAATAACACCATCAGTTATCAGCTCACGTATCGAGCTATGTCTAACACCCAAGTGTCTTAATTTGCCATTGTATATTTGACTATAAGCTTTAGCCAATGTAGCAGCACTATCACAATGTATAGCTATGGGTGATATTGGTTTTGGCCATAATGGAATTTCGTAAATCAAATTCCTTAGCCATTCTGCCTCTTTTCCGGCTGCTGCCAAGGCAATAAATTCTGATTCCATGGTTGAGCTAGAAATGCAAGTTTGCTTTTTTGATGCCCAAGAAATAGCACCTCCTCCAAGCAAAAATACCCAACCACTTGTTGAAGAGTGATCTTCAACATTGTTTATCCAACTAAAATCTGAGTAACCTTCTAGTACCGAAGGATAACCCACATATGTTAGTCCATAGTTCTTGGTAGCTTTTAGATACCTCAATACACGATTAATTGCTTGACAGTGAAGAGTACTAGGATTCTTCGTGTATCGACTTAAGTTGCCCACCGCAGGAGCTATATCTGGTCTAGTGCAAGTCATGGCATACATTAGACATCCAATCACTCGAGAATATTCGAGTTTTTAAACAGGTTCACCCGAATTAGGTACAAGTTTCAAGCTAGAATCCATGGGAGTTGTAGCTGAAATACTATTTTCACAATTGAATTTCTTTAATACTTTCTCAATATAATGAGATTGTGTTAAAGAAATCCCCTTGTCACTACGTTTGATTTTGATTCCAAGAATCACATCAGCTTCTCCCATGTCTTTCATTGCAAAGTTAGATGATAGAAAAACTTTACAAAGATCAACCTGACTTTGGTTTGTACCAAAAATTAGCATGTCATCAACGTATAGACATATGATTACGTCATTGCCAGCATCATCGAACTTGCTATATACACATTTGTCTGACTGATTTAATTTAAAACCATTACacaaaaccgtctcatcaaattTATGATGCCATTGCTTAGGAGCTTGTTTAAGTCTATACAATGATtttactagcttacacaccttaTGTTCATTACCTGGCATAACGAAACCTTCCGGTTGTTTCATGTAAATTTCTTCTTCTAAATCTCCATTCAAGaatgtgtagacacctcgtttctgcacctcccgcaaatcacccggtgatgattgggccgcatgtttgatacgcggaacgatttgtgacagttcgtaagattatcgtcaagtgattgctcaaatattaaatgtctacctcatggttgtcatctacgcgccgatacggtcgttttggcagtaattagagtacatttggagtccgggtcaaaaaccgtcttcatttctaaaaaccgtcaaatcccgagtcaaagcaatgtgcttgtctacctaaggttgggatgtcataaaatgttgagattatatctcattttgagtcccatgtcacttctttgggctaaacttaaaagtttacattacaaaatgtgcatttcatttggctaaaatgataacccgacctttaggcccgttttacgaggtgataaccacttttttgggtcaggcccatttcacagaaagttctagatctctttcttagctttccaacgccaccgaaatcaccttaatccgagtcttgtagagaaagttatgcctaaaatacgacaggctgtcaaacgcattttctacgcgcagaggaacctacccgggaaaggacgcagcaagtgctgcgcctcttccaagggacgcagtgcctgctgcgccttttcccagggctttctttttgtccaagtttccgtgttttaacctaagtcggttatttccggatctttccttccgtatcctagtcttaccataattccgtcgcgtgattagtataaataggagccttcgttcctcatatttctcacgcgagtgtccgcccttctcttctccctttgcattctagacttcgttcttactaattggcgcctacgtgcttggacttccgaccacgtaagctcggatctttccggtaccgacctctccgttgcatgaccgaccaatttgaccactacactcaatcaatctaattaatcaatcttgttttaatcgttttcctctttcgagggcactctttccttgcattcgcgtcgagcatcactaatcgatcttcttagttcatctcgttccgtcaacatgtaagtctgagggtgtattaatctctcttttatttattgtattttaattattgtataacaattgtaaggtttacgtcgaaaatacctcattaaaaccgatttctaaaaaccgtctttaaaacctttttcacGGATCTTCGAAGATCGacgatcgagaaaagacgcaagaatcgccgcgcctcttgagagcgcagattctgctgcgcctcttcgtgagggccgcgcagattctcgcttcttttcttcttcttaaatCCTCTGTAATTCGCTCTTGTTCGTATTTGatttgtatttgtttgttctttaattcgttcacatgatagcataattaatcacatgtatattattcattcatcattaacatgtttaatccgacttaaatcctaaataatccatatttatgggttttcgtcattaaattcaaaccggATTTcgagagattcaatttgttcatattgagtttggaattcgtcattgatatagttttcatttgtttattcacctgttcgtcattaatttgtcattaattcatcatgtttagtttgtttcattcaccgatgtcactaattaatcgctccatcatgtaattaattcgttaattccgtctcatccatgtttattgcttttatgacccattcgtatgtaattaatgcattaaatcactttcacccgagtcaataatctaatcaatctttaaattcaccaatcgacattaacggttttgcgattcggccacggccagaactcacccttggagaacagacgcaagaatgctgcgcctcttccagggcgaTCTCTCTTgctgcgctgttcgagatgattTCTGTCTCGAACTCctttcgccttgacctagtttattaagcTTCCgtataactaactattatccgtaatatcgctaatttcattcgtaattccttcttttattcttttattcgttttatcaaactatccgttttaaaggtattttcgacataaatcgcctattccaatgtaattaatgtaattttcattattatgtaaattgtatttcttttatcattttgtatgttttccgcatgtaaatcaacattaaattccaacttcga is a genomic window containing:
- the LOC141629054 gene encoding secreted RxLR effector protein 161-like, with product MTCTRPDIAPAVGNLSRYTKNPSTLHCQAINRVLRYLKATKNYGLTYVGYPSVLEGYSDFSWINNVEDHSSTSGWVFLLGGGAISWASKKQTCISSSTMESEFIALAAAGKEAEWLRNLIYEIPLWPKPISPIAIHCDSAATLAKAYSQIYNGKLRHLGVRHSSIRELITDGVISFIFVRSQQNLADHLTKALAKNLVIKSVDGMGLKLV